The following are encoded in a window of Torulaspora globosa chromosome 4, complete sequence genomic DNA:
- a CDS encoding uncharacterized protein (similar to Saccharomyces cerevisiae YLR462W) translates to MTRCYDLASLTPKRCAMRSCFNSFVYKESLIKKFRRDTIKQYSVRIAPILFLLLRVNRLSIFAAYKKPRGSAGYTEIDTGKLQTAFADKESRDIDVTYLSQVCVDMMKGKDTLGHVLETLVMCCAIKFGSSVPSRFIPDDSDNEEDEDEDDETHKVGTPAAGNDDMKGIRNPKSARGIRKTLDSLKAFLTFACMCSAADDDLFDDESGTPMWKWITTVYHKTVEEEENLNRYQISLVPSAQGIMILGKLFDRSYIRDFYFECHSVFRENFEKLDKLFFMPTVDQIAGAILRNRDVSFREAKRGTDKFWDGGSLLHLIPVEYRQVLMPKFRREKHGRLSEAVNKQVAHAVDEIACTLMWMVYFAAGFPYRFPELQLLAFSGPQRNVYVEDVSRRVQLFCDYNKTGATAPILKTTSPPLVLFHCRS, encoded by the coding sequence ATGACTCGCTGTTATGATCTTGCTTCCTTGACTCCTAAACGTTGTGCCATGAGGAGTTGCTTCAACAGCTTTGTTTATAAGGAatctttgataaagaaATTCCGGCGCGACACAATCAAGCAGTACAGTGTCAGAATAGCGCCAATTTTGTTTTTACTGCTACGTGTTAACCGTTTATCTATTTTTGCTGCCTATAAGAAACCTAGGGGCTCGGCGGGCTACACTGAGATCGATACTGGCAAGCTTCAGACGGCATTTGCCGATAAGGAGAGTAGGGACATTGATGTGACTTACTTGTCTCAAGTGTGCGTTGATATGATGAAAGGAAAAGACACGCTTGGCCATGTCCTTGAAACCTTGGTTATGTGCTGTGCGATAAAGTTTGGTTCGTCTGTGCCTAGCAGGTTTATTCCCGATGATTCAgacaacgaagaagacgaagatgaggatgacgaaacACATAAGGTCGGAACTCCTGCTGCGGGCAACGACGACATGAAGGGAATCAGGAATCCCAAATCAGCAAGGGGTATCAGAAAAACCTTGGACAGTTTGAAAGCGTTCCTGACATTCGCCTGCATGTGCTCTGctgcagatgatgatcttttcgatgacgaaTCTGGTACTCCAATGTGGAAATGGATCACGACAGTTTACCATAAAACAGttgaggaggaggagaacCTTAATCGCTACCAGATATCCCTGGTGCCCTCAGCGCAAGGAATTATGATTCTGGGTAAGCTGTTTGATCGCAGTTACATTCGTGATTTTTACTTTGAGTGCCATTCTGTCTTTAGGGAgaatttcgaaaaattgGACAAACTGTTCTTCATGCCCACTGTGGATCAAATTGCAGGAGCCATCTTGAGGAATCGCGATGTCTCCTTCAGAGAAGCAAAAAGGGGCACAGACAAGTTTTGGGATGGAGGATCACTGTTGCATCTGATTCCCGTAGAATATCGTCAAGTCTTGATGCCTAAATTCAGGAGGGAGAAACATGGAAGACTATCAGAAGCAGTCAACAAACAGGTTGCCCATGCTGTCGATGAAATCGCATGTACCTTGATGTGGATGGTGTACTTTGCAGCTGGATTCCCGTACCGTTTCCCAGAGTTGCAGCTCCTTGCCTTCAGCGGCCCTCAAAGAAATGTCTACGTTGAGGACGTTTCCAGACGCGTGCAGCTCTTTTGCGATTACAACAAAACCGGCGCAACAGCTCCGATCCTAAAGACTACTTCCCCCCCACTTGTTCTATTTCATTGTCGTTCTTAG
- a CDS encoding DEAD/DEAH box helicase codes for MKLGYIIIDEFHNLLSETYRSSRFKRMRNLNFDAFEKTLFFSATAPPDIAEGALHQIGFKGLERAPTSVEQVTDQVKITPKQPCANLVAEMPLGHIHKEFKSSDDPKLEAVKMLRGLFKRRPNSKAIVVVNEISLVEALASEWAPLFNLVWVHGNLSSEQKAARARSFMNDGSKELLIGTKLVTEGISIASLKMVIIINFSPNILEFIQMIGRLRESGLCFLLRGEGRYPSYNDPLLPAVKEACLAAQIRKFYNLELVPGSNPHSGCCEAFETLPVATQHLQGDVDIMADVVGTDGYVSRTSGGLTSANNNLPFRTADAKRFKSNYHGWEGFSEIFYFLGFRGYALSNLFLYGIDIHFCPWGVFTAYGKCKDCGACLCPRPDGTAETQGKSYRRIAIEVLAVRRMLLDDEQFEEHLKEIEPYYKDPFPYLTEFHKEVTLEMPIVWYLNLLSSKKPIRALESERGVRLSGVFSKTAREIYETYRCLWHRLSEQQINVAQLFFNFEWTALRQIWEHKDHTEELVECPEIEQIFGPHPFAKQR; via the coding sequence ATGAAGCTCGGATATATCATTATTGATGAGTTTCACAACTTGCTGAGCGAAACGTACCGCTCCAGCCGCTTCAAGAGAATGCGGAATCTGAACTTTGACGCCTTTGAAAAGACCCTGTTTTTCAGTGCCACTGCTCCTCCAGACATTGCGGAGGGGGCGTTACATCAGATCGGCTTCAAAGGGCTGGAAAGAGCTCCGACAAGTGTGGAGCAGGTTACCGACCAAGTAAAGATTACTCCAAAGCAACCTTGTGCTAACCTTGTCGCTGAGATGCCCCTGGGACATATTCACAAagagttcaaaagctcTGACGACCCCAAACTGGAGGCTGTAAAGATGCTGCGAGGGCTGTTTAAACGTCGGCCAAACTCGAAGGCCATCGTCGTTGTCAATGAGATCAGCCTCGTGGAGGCGTTGGCAAGCGAATGGGCGCCTCTATTCAACCTTGTGTGGGTACATGGAAACTTGTCCTCTGAGCAGAAGGCTGCGCGGGCGCGGTCCTTCATGAACGACGGCAGCAAAGAACTGCTGATCGGGACGAAGCTGGTAACGGAGGGCATCAGTATTGCGAGCCTAAAGATGGtgatcatcatcaattTCAGTCCCAATATATTGGAATTCATCCAGATGATTGGGCGGCTGAGAGAGTCAGGACTGTGTTTTCTTCTGAGAGGCGAAGGCAGATATCCAAGTTATAATGATCCTTTGCTGCCGGCAGTGAAAGAAGCCTGTCTAGCTGCTCAGATACGAAAGTTCTATAACCTTGAATTGGTCCCTGGTTCAAATCCGCACAGTGGGTGCTGTGAAGCATTTGAAACTTTGCCTGTAGCTACCCAACATCTGCAGGGAGATGTAGATATAATGGCGGACGTGGTAGGGACAGACGGGTACGTGAGCCGCACCTCTGGCGGTTTGACTTCAGCCAACAACAACCTCCCATTCCGCACTGCTGATGCGAAGAGATTCAAAAGTAATTATCACGGATGGGAGGGCTTTAGCGAAATCTTTTATTTTCTGGGATTCAGGGGATACGCTCTGAGCAACCTATTTCTCTACGGTATTGACATCCATTTTTGCCCTTGGGGAGTTTTCACGGCCTATGGAAAATGCAAAGATTGCGGTGCCTGTCTGTGTCCTCGACCAGACGGAACAGCAGAGACACAAGGAAAGTCATATCGCCGCATTGCTATAGAGGTTCTCGCTGTCCGGAGaatgctgctggatgatgaacaatttgaagaacatcTGAAGGAGATAGAGCCCTACTACAAGGACCCATTCCCATATCTCACTGAGTTCCATAAAGAGGTGACATTGGAAATGCCAATAGTGTGGTATCTGAATCTGctgagctcgaagaaaccAATAAGAGCTCTTGAATCAGAGAGGGGCGTCCGTCTCAGTGGTGTCTTTTCGAAAACCGCCAGAGAAATTTACGAGACATACCGTTGCTTATGGCACAGATTGAGCGAACAACAAATAAATGTAGCGCAGTTGtttttcaactttgaaTGGACTGCTCTACGGCAGATCTGGGAACATAAAGATCACACAGAAGAATTGGTCGAATGtcctgaaattgaacagatATTTGGCCCGCATCCGTTCGCAAAGCAGCGGTAG